Proteins from a genomic interval of Lolium perenne isolate Kyuss_39 chromosome 1, Kyuss_2.0, whole genome shotgun sequence:
- the LOC127341683 gene encoding WAT1-related protein At1g44800 isoform X1 has protein sequence MGVGKKVLDDVKPYMMMVLLQIGYAGMYIVSVASLKQGMSHLVLVTYRNIVATAVMTPFALIFERFRGLRPKMTMPIFVKVCSLTLLEPVIDQNLYYLGNKFTSASFSSALVNILTTVTFIMAIILRMEKLRFRSLHSQAKVAGTICTVTGTVLMIMYHGPVVQFPWAHHADPSAAAAAQSSATWLTGTVMIIACCVAWAGFFVLQSNTLNSYPAPLTLTSIICAMGAVVNAAVTLVAERRNMGACWVIGLDTRLFTVVYSGIVCSGVAFYLQGLVTKTRGPVFVTAFQPLCMLITAIMGSILLKEETTLGSVIGAAIIVLGLYSLIWGKSNDILDSKTAAENLALPLTSVVANGNSSNGGANGGRHVADR, from the exons ATGGGCGTGGGGAAGAAGGTGCTGGACGACGTGAAGCCGTACATGATGATGGTGCTGCTGCAGATTGGGTACGCcggcatgtacatcgtctccgtcGCCTCGCTCAAACAGGGCATGAGCCACTTGGTGCTCGTCACCTACCGCAACATCGTCGCAACCGCCGTCATGACGCCCTTCGCCCTCATCTTCGAGAGGTTCAG GGGACTGAGACCGAAGATGACAATGCCCATCTTCGTCAAGGTCTGCAGCCTCACGTTACTCGA GCCTGTGATTGACCAGAACCTGTACTACCTCGGCAACAAGTTCACCTCCGCGAGCTTCTCCTCTGCGCTGGTCAACATCCTAACCACCGTCACCTTCATCATGGCCATCATCCTCCGGATGGAGAAGCTCCGATTCCGGAGCCTCCACAGCCAGGCCAAGGTCGCCGGCACCATCTGCACCGTCACCGGCACGGTGCTGATGATCATGTACCACGGCCCCGTGGTGCAGTTCCCGTGGGCTCACCACGCCGACCCGTCCGCGGCCGCTGCCGCCCAGAGCAGCGCCACCTGGCTCACCGGCACGGTCATGATCATCGCGTGTTGCGTCGCTTGGGCCGGCTTCTTCGTCCTCCAG TCAAACACGCTGAATAGCTACCCGGCGCCGCTGACGCTGACGTCGATAATCTGCGCGATGGGTGCCGTGGTAAACGCCGCAGTTACGCTGGTGGCGGAGCGCCGGAACATGGGCGCCTGCTGGGTCATCGGCCTCGATACCCGCCTCTTCACCGTCGTCTACTCCGGCATCGTGTGCTCCGGCGTGGCGTTCTACTTGCAGGGGCTGGTGACCAAGACGCGCGGCCCGGTGTTCGTGACGGCGTTCCAGCCACTCTGTATGCTCATCACCGCCATCATGGGCTCCATTCTCCTCAAAGAAGAGACCACGCTAGGAAG TGTGATTGGCGCAGCGATCATAGTGCTCGGCCTCTACTCCCTCATCTGGGGCAAGAGCAACGACATCCTCGACAGCAAGACGGCCGCCGAGAATCTGGCCCTGCCGCTCACTTCGGTCGTCGCCAACGGCAACAGCAGTAACGGCGGCGCCAATGGTGGCAGGCATGTCGCCGATCGATGA
- the LOC139831146 gene encoding uncharacterized protein, producing MAKNFRVFRELMLGIYFMGIAMIWPYTGGPGSCSFSLHIYTHYILWVLFCRLKISECKSNNIINVGFVDPDKIHVETVKHKREETGGNLLRFLGQQYFCDSILFPYNYDFHWILLDIQPDKGIVEVRDPLSRGLDGFQDLQKLLQVAWQALKNVHKDITFTKKLTFTPVACPQQPQGTNLCGYYVCESIRMLTTEKQNRNKFDVDFMRDRLQPKEHALGIAEEVAGLLVREVINNKGLFSPDSCSTSK from the exons ATGGCCAAGAATTTCAGAGTGTTCCGGGAGCTAATGTTGGggatatactttatgggtatagccATGATATGGCCTTATACTGGTGGACCAGG ttcatgttcgttttcattgcatatatatactcattatatcttatgggttctcttttgcagactgaagatcagtgagtgcaaaagtaataatattatcaatgttgggtttgttgacccagataaaatacatgttgaaacggtgaagcataaacgcgaagaaacggggggaaacctactaaggtttttggggcagcaatatttctgtgattcaatattgtttccttacaactacga cttccactggattctactagacattcaacctgataagggaatagttgaagtaagagacccactgagtagaggcctggacgggttccaggacttgcagaagttgctccaagt ggcttggcaagctttgaagaatgttcataaggaCATTACCTTtacaaagaagctaacatttactcctgtagcgtgcccccagcagccacaagggacgaatctatgtggatactacgtttgcgagtccattcgcatgttaaccactgagaagcagaacagaaataaattcgac gtcgacttcatgcgggacagactccaaccaaaggaacacgcactaggaatcgcggaggaagtggcgggacttttggttagagaagtaataaacaacaaaggcttgtttagtccagatagttgttctacctccaaatag
- the LOC139831147 gene encoding uncharacterized protein: protein MSSSAGSSAMVASSSSSMSGSIMAGPFVSTAPAFTAVPNLAQIVTTKLNRENYVLWKTQIVPILRGALLMGFLDGTTPCPEKLIMETIEGAAVQKPNPEYLRWVQIDQSLLSGLLSTLTPDVLSSVTMLDTSRGVWTTLERLFSAATTSKVIQIRMQLTRLSKEESSAAAYFQKVKNLTDSMSAIGKPLGDEEIIAYLLSGLGEEYDSLVDSIAARTIPPSLSEVYELLVSKDTRVQMRNSSAHLNLEPSANFSSRGGRGGGRGNRGGRGGRGGGNHGYNNSGGNHGYNNNNSGGGGGRGGGNGYNGGNGGHRGGGGNGAHGGGGNRGHNNNNGGGRQNYNNYNNHGGGRQNSVCQICDRPGHTALRCYDRFDHSYQAEDPRVANYINNSHGYNVDNQWYPDSGATDHITNDLDRLSFRERYPGREQIQTANVTCITGISVFLCPLVGFLSPIVPSPGTQSIPTPVVHVQPQTDNPLSTSVSSPTLPVENCQLEERAATIPNASDRAPEGVDVQGTGSQPFGDSDRAVTRLQRNIRVPRKTHDDTLFYDPRKRSFAAVVDTDEPATYGEALLRPEWCHAMEDEIAALRQNQTWHLVPRSPGINVVDCRWVFKLKRHADGTVERHKARLVAKGYRQRHGIDYDDTFSPVVKPATVRLVLSVAVSRGWHLRQADVKNAFLHGLLHETVYMTQPPGFEDPHRSDMNSELTLYVLVYVDDLVITGSSVSAIDNLLSQLHRAFTIKDLGCADDRRSTGGFAVFLGANLISWSARKQPTVSRSSTESEYKALANATAELIWVQSILRELGVSQPRAPSLWCDNLGATYLSANPVFHARTKYIEVDFHFVRERVAQKALDIRFIQSRDQLADIFTKPLPVHVFTRLRSNLNMVTRSCD, encoded by the exons ATGTCGTCGTCTGCTGGATCCTCTGCTATGGTCGcctcctcttcatcttccatgtctGGCTCGATTATGGCTGGACCCTTCGTCTCAACGGCACCTGCGTTCACCGCCGTGCCCAATCTGGCACAGATCGTTACCACAAAACTGAACCGTGAGAACTATGTTCTGTGGAAGACACAGATCGTTCCGATTCTTCGCGGTGCCCTACTCATGGGATTTCTGGATGGCACCACACCATGCCCGGAGAAGCTGATCATGGAAACCATCGAAGGCGCTGCTGTACAAAAGCCCAACCCGGAGTATCTCCGGTGGGTGCAGATTGACCAGTCCCTGTTGTCTGGCCTGTTGTCAACGCTCACTCCTGACGTGCTCAGCTCGGTGACCATGCTCGACACGTCCCGTGGAGTTTGGACCACGCTGGAGAGGCTCTTCTCCGCTGCAACAACCTCCAAGGTGATTCAGATTCGTATGCAGCTGACTCGTTTGTCCAAGGAAGAATCATCTGCTGCAGCCTACTTCCAAAAGGTGAAGAACCTTACAGACAGTATGTCAGCAATCGGCAAACCACTTGGCGATGAGGAGATCATTGCCTACCTGCTGTCCGGACTTGGTGAGGAGTACGACTCACTTGTCGACTCCATCGCAGCGCGCACTATACCTCCGTCGCTCAGTGAGGTCTACGAGCTCCTAGTCAGCAAGGATACGCGTGTGCAGATGCGCAATAGTTCAGCTCATCTCAACTTGGAACCCTCTGCCAATTTCTCATCTCGAGGTGGTCGTGGCGGTGGCCGCGGAAATCGAGGCGGAAGAGGTGGTCGAGGTGGTGGTAACCACGGCTACAACAACTCAGGCGGAAACCATGGCTATAACAATAATAACTCCGGCGGAGGAGGTGGTCGTGGTGGTGGTAATGGATATAATGGTGGCAATGGTGGACaccgtggtggcggtggcaacgGCGCCCATGGAGGCGGCGGTAATCGCGGTCACAATAACAACAATGGTGGCGGTAGGCAGAATTACAACAACTATAATAACCACGGTGGTGGTAGGCAGAACTCGGTTTGCCAAATCTGTGATCGCCCGGGCCACACTGCCCTTCGGTGCTATGATCGTTTTGATCATTCATATCAAGCTGAGGATCCGAGAGTGGCCAACTACATCAACAACAGCCATGGCTACAATGTCGACAATCAATGGTATCCTGACTCCGGGGCGACTGATCACATTACCAATGATCTGGACAGGTTAAGCTTCAGGGAGAGGTACCCTGGAAGGGAGCAAATTCAGACTGCAAACG TGACATGCATCACGGGTATAAGTGTCTTCTTGTGTCCACTGGTCGGGTTTTTATCTCCC ATTGTTCCCAGCCCTGGCACTCAATCCATTCCTACACCCGTTGTGCATGTGCAGCCGCAAACTGATAATCCATTATCCACGTCTGTCAGTTCACCTACACTGCCAGTTGAGAATTGCCAATTAGAAGAAAGGGCTGCTACTATTCCTAATGCATCTGACCGTGCTCCTGAGGGTGTTGATGTGCAGGGAACAGGTTCACAACCTTTTGGTGATAGCGACAGGGCGGTGACTCGCCTTCAGCGTAATATTCGAGTTCCTCGGAAGACACATGATGATACTCTTTTTTATGATCCTCGTAAGCGTTCTTTTGCGGCTGTTGTGGACACAGACGAACCTGCTACTTATGGCGAAGCTCTCCTACGACCAGAATGGTGCCACGCGATGGAGGATGAGATTGCTGCACTTCGCCAGAATCAAACGTGGCACTTGGTTCCTCGTTCTCCTGGTATTAATGTGGTTGATTGTCGTTGGGTGTTCAAACTGAAACGACATGCTGATGGTACTGTTGAGCGTCACAAAGCGCGACTTGTAGCCAAAGGGTATCGACAACGTCATGGCATTGATTACGATGACACCTTTTCTCCCGTGGTCAAGCCAGCAACTGTTCGTCTCGTTCTTTCGGTGGCGGTATCCAGGGGTTGGCATCTTCGTCAGGCTGATGTCAAGAATGCATTTCTTCATGGATTGTTACATGAGACCGTCTATATGACTCAGCCCCCTGGTTTTGAGGATCCTCACCGTTCTGACATG AATTCTGAGCTTACATTGTATGTGCTTGTTTATGTGGATGATCTCGTTATTACAGGATCCTCAGTCTCGGCTATTGACAATCTACTCAGCCAACTTCACCGCGCTTTCACCATCAAGGATCTAG GTTGTGCTGATGATCGACGATCAACTGGTGGCTTTGCTGTTTTTCTTGGTGCAAATCTTATATCTTGGAGTGCTCGTAAGCAGCCAACAGTGTCAAGGTCCAGTACAGAGTCCGAGTACAAGGCTCTTGCAAATGCCACAGCCGAATTGATATGGGTGCAGTCGATATTGCGAGAATTGGGAGTTTCGCAACCAAGAGCACCATCTTTATGGTGTGACAATCTTGGTGCAACTTATCTCTCAGCAAATCCTGTTTTTCACGCCCGTACTAAATACATTGAAGTTGATTTTCACTTTGTTAGAGAAAGAGTGGCTCAAAAGGCACTGGACATACGGTTTATTCAGTCAAGAGATCAACTAGCTGATATTTTCACCAAGCCTCTTCCAGTTCATGTGTTCACACGACTACGTTCCAATCTCAACATGGTGACCCGCAGTTGTGATTGA
- the LOC127341683 gene encoding WAT1-related protein At1g44800 isoform X2 — translation MGVGKKVLDDVKPYMMMVLLQIGYAGMYIVSVASLKQGMSHLVLVTYRNIVATAVMTPFALIFERFRPVIDQNLYYLGNKFTSASFSSALVNILTTVTFIMAIILRMEKLRFRSLHSQAKVAGTICTVTGTVLMIMYHGPVVQFPWAHHADPSAAAAAQSSATWLTGTVMIIACCVAWAGFFVLQSNTLNSYPAPLTLTSIICAMGAVVNAAVTLVAERRNMGACWVIGLDTRLFTVVYSGIVCSGVAFYLQGLVTKTRGPVFVTAFQPLCMLITAIMGSILLKEETTLGSVIGAAIIVLGLYSLIWGKSNDILDSKTAAENLALPLTSVVANGNSSNGGANGGRHVADR, via the exons ATGGGCGTGGGGAAGAAGGTGCTGGACGACGTGAAGCCGTACATGATGATGGTGCTGCTGCAGATTGGGTACGCcggcatgtacatcgtctccgtcGCCTCGCTCAAACAGGGCATGAGCCACTTGGTGCTCGTCACCTACCGCAACATCGTCGCAACCGCCGTCATGACGCCCTTCGCCCTCATCTTCGAGAGGTTCAG GCCTGTGATTGACCAGAACCTGTACTACCTCGGCAACAAGTTCACCTCCGCGAGCTTCTCCTCTGCGCTGGTCAACATCCTAACCACCGTCACCTTCATCATGGCCATCATCCTCCGGATGGAGAAGCTCCGATTCCGGAGCCTCCACAGCCAGGCCAAGGTCGCCGGCACCATCTGCACCGTCACCGGCACGGTGCTGATGATCATGTACCACGGCCCCGTGGTGCAGTTCCCGTGGGCTCACCACGCCGACCCGTCCGCGGCCGCTGCCGCCCAGAGCAGCGCCACCTGGCTCACCGGCACGGTCATGATCATCGCGTGTTGCGTCGCTTGGGCCGGCTTCTTCGTCCTCCAG TCAAACACGCTGAATAGCTACCCGGCGCCGCTGACGCTGACGTCGATAATCTGCGCGATGGGTGCCGTGGTAAACGCCGCAGTTACGCTGGTGGCGGAGCGCCGGAACATGGGCGCCTGCTGGGTCATCGGCCTCGATACCCGCCTCTTCACCGTCGTCTACTCCGGCATCGTGTGCTCCGGCGTGGCGTTCTACTTGCAGGGGCTGGTGACCAAGACGCGCGGCCCGGTGTTCGTGACGGCGTTCCAGCCACTCTGTATGCTCATCACCGCCATCATGGGCTCCATTCTCCTCAAAGAAGAGACCACGCTAGGAAG TGTGATTGGCGCAGCGATCATAGTGCTCGGCCTCTACTCCCTCATCTGGGGCAAGAGCAACGACATCCTCGACAGCAAGACGGCCGCCGAGAATCTGGCCCTGCCGCTCACTTCGGTCGTCGCCAACGGCAACAGCAGTAACGGCGGCGCCAATGGTGGCAGGCATGTCGCCGATCGATGA